One region of Faecalibacter bovis genomic DNA includes:
- the atpD gene encoding F0F1 ATP synthase subunit beta has product MANQKKGRIAQVIGPVIDVIFDNAEGLPNIYDALEVPRAGKETLILEVEQHIGEDTVRCIAMDSSDGLQRGQEVIAVGQPIMVPIGEEIKGRVFNVVGDAIDGLGNLDKSNGLPIHRSAPKFEDLSTATEVLFTGIKVIDLIEPYAKGGKIGLFGGAGVGKTVLIQELINNIAKGHGGLSVFAGVGERTREGNDLIREMIESGIIKYGEEFVESTEKGGWDLSKINMELLKDSKAAFVFGQMNEPPGARARVALTGLTLAEYFRDGDGQGKGKDVLFFVDNIFRFTQAGSEVSALLGRMPSAVGYQPTLATEMGAMQERITSTKNGSITSVQAVYVPADDLTDPAPATTFAHLDATTVLDRKIASLGIYPAVDPLNSTSRILTPEIVGKEHYETAQRVKEILQRYNALQDIIAILGMEELSEEDKLVVHRARRIQRFLSQPFHVAEQFTGIPGVLVDIKDTIKGFNMILDGEVDQYPEAAFNLRGTIEEAIEAGEKMLADVK; this is encoded by the coding sequence ATGGCAAATCAAAAGAAAGGTAGAATTGCTCAGGTTATCGGACCTGTAATTGATGTTATTTTTGATAACGCTGAAGGCCTTCCAAATATTTATGATGCATTAGAAGTTCCTCGTGCTGGAAAAGAAACTTTAATCCTTGAGGTTGAACAACACATCGGAGAAGATACTGTACGTTGTATTGCAATGGATAGTTCTGATGGTTTACAAAGAGGACAAGAAGTTATCGCTGTAGGACAACCAATTATGGTTCCAATCGGTGAAGAAATCAAAGGACGTGTATTCAATGTAGTTGGAGATGCTATTGATGGTTTAGGAAATTTAGACAAATCAAACGGTTTACCAATTCACCGTTCAGCTCCAAAATTCGAGGATTTATCAACAGCAACTGAAGTTTTATTCACAGGTATTAAAGTAATTGACTTAATTGAGCCTTACGCAAAAGGAGGTAAAATTGGTTTATTTGGTGGTGCCGGAGTAGGTAAAACAGTATTAATTCAGGAGTTAATCAACAATATCGCAAAAGGACACGGAGGTTTATCTGTATTCGCTGGTGTTGGTGAGCGTACTCGTGAAGGTAATGACTTAATTCGTGAGATGATCGAATCAGGAATTATCAAATACGGTGAAGAATTCGTAGAATCTACTGAAAAAGGTGGATGGGATTTATCTAAAATCAACATGGAGTTATTAAAAGACTCTAAAGCTGCATTCGTATTCGGACAGATGAATGAGCCTCCAGGTGCACGTGCTCGTGTTGCTTTAACAGGTTTAACATTAGCTGAGTACTTCCGTGACGGTGATGGACAAGGAAAAGGAAAAGACGTATTATTCTTCGTAGATAATATCTTCCGTTTCACTCAGGCTGGTTCTGAGGTGTCTGCCTTATTAGGACGTATGCCATCTGCGGTAGGTTACCAACCTACATTAGCAACTGAGATGGGTGCAATGCAAGAGCGTATTACATCTACTAAAAACGGATCTATTACATCTGTACAAGCGGTTTACGTTCCTGCGGATGATTTAACTGACCCGGCGCCAGCAACAACGTTCGCGCACTTAGATGCAACTACAGTATTAGATCGTAAAATTGCTTCGTTAGGTATTTACCCAGCGGTAGATCCATTAAACTCTACTTCTCGTATCTTAACTCCAGAGATCGTTGGTAAAGAGCACTACGAAACAGCACAACGCGTGAAAGAAATCTTACAACGTTACAATGCGTTACAAGATATCATCGCGATCTTAGGTATGGAAGAGTTATCAGAAGAGGATAAATTAGTTGTACACCGTGCACGTCGTATCCAACGTTTCTTATCTCAACCATTCCACGTTGCAGAGCAGTTTACAGGTATCCCAGGTGTATTAGTTGACATCAAAGACACAATCAAAGGATTTAACATGATCTTAGATGGTGAAGTTGACCAATACCCAGAAGCAGCATTCAACTTACGTGGTACAATCGAAGAAGCGATTGAAGCAGGTGAGAAAATGTTAGCAGACGTTAAATAA
- a CDS encoding adenylyltransferase/cytidyltransferase family protein yields the protein MKVGITFGVFDLLHAGHIMMLEEAKRKCDHLIVGLNTDPSEIDPNKNQPTQSVVERYIQLQGCKYVDEIIPYTTEQDLDDILRAVPIDIRIIGEEYRDTDFTGKQFCLDNKIEIYYNKRSHRFSSSSLRKVVASNEKK from the coding sequence ATGAAAGTTGGAATTACATTTGGCGTGTTTGATTTATTGCACGCAGGTCACATAATGATGCTAGAAGAGGCTAAAAGAAAATGTGATCATCTAATTGTAGGTTTAAATACTGATCCGTCAGAAATTGATCCTAATAAAAATCAGCCAACTCAATCGGTAGTTGAACGTTATATTCAATTACAAGGTTGTAAATATGTTGATGAAATAATTCCATACACAACAGAACAAGATTTAGACGATATTTTACGCGCAGTACCGATTGATATTCGTATAATTGGTGAAGAATATCGTGATACTGATTTTACAGGGAAACAATTTTGTTTAGATAATAAAATTGAAATCTACTATAACAAAAGAAGTCATAGATTTTCTAGTTCTTCGTTACGCAAAGTTGTAGCAAGCAACGAAAAAAAATAA
- a CDS encoding GLPGLI family protein, with protein MKNILLLFIGVFVYSQNYKVEYDEIYLLPESSKKNLSDVIISNYETPKEHVLLINEDDLCLYKKQEKLGQTNSVESIGNYTTNFIVTNPSEKYIYQDITIEHKNYKVKSPLKLSNRWQNHRETKTINGILATKLTLESINDFTEVWYAKDIKTKCGPSKILGYPGLVLEVFIKPKSDDKPTVIYKMKNIDFLKDDSELKPYFSKISNETITQEEFSEIYKAYQKNVQEMYGGGIDKD; from the coding sequence ATGAAAAATATTCTTTTATTATTTATCGGGGTGTTCGTTTATTCTCAAAATTATAAAGTTGAATATGATGAAATTTATTTGTTACCAGAAAGTTCTAAAAAGAATCTTTCAGATGTAATAATTAGTAACTATGAGACACCTAAAGAACATGTTTTACTAATAAATGAAGACGATTTGTGCTTGTATAAAAAACAAGAAAAATTAGGTCAAACAAATAGTGTAGAATCTATAGGTAATTACACAACTAATTTTATTGTTACAAATCCATCAGAAAAATACATTTATCAAGATATTACGATCGAGCATAAAAACTATAAGGTTAAGTCTCCATTAAAACTAAGCAATAGATGGCAAAATCATCGCGAAACAAAAACAATCAACGGAATTTTAGCAACTAAATTAACCTTAGAATCAATCAATGATTTTACAGAAGTTTGGTATGCTAAGGATATCAAAACAAAATGTGGTCCATCAAAAATATTAGGTTATCCAGGTTTGGTATTAGAAGTTTTTATTAAACCAAAATCGGATGATAAACCTACTGTTATTTATAAAATGAAAAATATTGATTTCCTAAAAGATGATTCAGAATTAAAACCTTATTTCTCTAAAATATCAAATGAAACAATTACACAAGAAGAGTTTAGCGAAATTTATAAAGCCTACCAAAAAAACGTACAAGAAATGTACGGAGGTGGAATTGATAAAGATTAA
- a CDS encoding FoF1 ATP synthase subunit delta/epsilon, with protein sequence MQLQIITPEQVIFDGEIDAITLPGKDGEFQILNNHAPIVATLGEGTIKIAVHESTFKDFDNNSGKVYTSPSQAKTLLFDIKGGTLEMNNNTVIVLAN encoded by the coding sequence ATGCAATTACAAATTATCACTCCAGAACAAGTAATTTTTGACGGTGAGATTGATGCAATCACTTTACCTGGTAAAGATGGTGAATTCCAAATCTTAAATAACCACGCCCCTATTGTAGCAACTTTAGGTGAAGGAACAATTAAAATTGCTGTTCACGAATCTACTTTCAAAGATTTCGATAATAATTCAGGAAAAGTGTACACTTCTCCATCTCAAGCAAAAACTTTATTATTTGATATCAAAGGAGGAACATTAGAAATGAATAACAATACTGTAATCGTTTTAGCGAACTAA
- a CDS encoding bifunctional riboflavin kinase/FAD synthetase: MEIYRSIQDIKTIKNPVLTLGMYDGIHIGHQTIINQLNKIAKKIDGESVLLTFDPHPRMVLQPNCNLKFIYTLDEKEQALEKLGLNHLIIHPFTKEFSQLTSIEFVRDLLVNQINIHTLVIGYDHHFGKNREGNFEQLEILSKEYGFNLVQIEAIDCEEIAVSSTKVRNALADGNIVYANKALGTNYPISGEVVHGDKIGRTLGFPTANLKVDPLKIIPAHGVYSVHVFVDEQKYLGLLSIGVRATVTNSQELRVEVNILDFNQDIYGKKIRLEILDKIRNEKKFNGLDELIEAMNQDKMHAIAKYGQ; encoded by the coding sequence GTGGAAATTTACAGATCGATACAAGATATTAAAACTATCAAAAATCCAGTATTAACATTGGGAATGTATGATGGTATTCATATTGGTCATCAAACCATTATCAATCAATTAAATAAAATTGCAAAAAAAATTGATGGTGAAAGTGTATTATTAACTTTCGATCCGCATCCACGTATGGTTTTGCAACCAAATTGTAATTTAAAATTTATTTATACGCTGGATGAAAAAGAACAAGCATTAGAGAAATTAGGTTTAAATCATTTGATAATTCATCCATTTACTAAAGAATTTTCCCAATTAACATCCATAGAATTTGTTCGAGATTTATTAGTGAATCAAATTAACATTCACACGTTAGTGATTGGTTACGATCATCACTTTGGAAAGAATAGAGAAGGAAACTTTGAACAATTAGAGATTTTATCAAAAGAATATGGTTTCAATTTAGTGCAAATAGAAGCCATTGATTGCGAAGAAATCGCGGTGAGTTCTACGAAAGTAAGAAATGCATTAGCTGATGGTAACATCGTTTATGCAAATAAAGCTTTAGGTACAAATTATCCAATCAGTGGAGAAGTGGTCCATGGCGATAAAATTGGGCGTACTTTAGGTTTCCCTACTGCAAACTTAAAAGTAGATCCTTTAAAAATTATTCCTGCACATGGAGTTTACAGTGTTCATGTTTTTGTTGATGAACAAAAATATTTAGGTTTATTAAGTATTGGCGTTCGTGCAACAGTTACAAACTCACAAGAATTGCGTGTAGAAGTAAATATTTTAGATTTCAATCAGGATATATACGGAAAAAAGATTCGATTAGAAATCTTAGATAAAATTAGAAATGAAAAAAAATTCAATGGCTTAGATGAATTAATCGAAGCTATGAATCAAGATAAAATGCATGCCATTGCAAAATATGGTCAATAA
- a CDS encoding GLPGLI family protein, whose translation MNKLSFLILIFFLISNYTYSQNQGKIFYKKINVDGKMNTSILIYDEHESFFYTILDKAITKPFRDEYGTLVQPSNTIDSIANKRLFNYYDRKKNKFYLNNINKNQEILMSITHNNDEWILTDETKQIGDFKCFKAYKIINEKKYFAWFTEQLPLPYGPIAINGLKGIILELYNEDKTVFFEFEKFENTSELVQSYISEYDFSNAITYQEYLELKK comes from the coding sequence ATGAATAAATTAAGTTTTTTAATACTGATATTTTTTTTGATATCTAATTATACATATTCACAAAATCAAGGAAAGATATTTTATAAAAAAATAAATGTTGATGGAAAAATGAATACTTCAATTTTAATCTATGACGAACATGAATCATTTTTTTATACAATATTAGATAAAGCTATAACAAAACCTTTCAGAGATGAATATGGAACACTTGTTCAGCCAAGTAATACAATTGATTCTATTGCTAATAAAAGATTGTTTAATTATTATGATAGAAAAAAAAATAAGTTTTACTTAAATAATATCAATAAAAACCAAGAAATATTAATGTCTATAACTCATAATAATGACGAATGGATTTTGACAGATGAAACGAAACAAATAGGAGATTTCAAATGTTTTAAGGCGTATAAGATTATTAATGAAAAAAAATATTTTGCATGGTTTACAGAACAATTACCATTGCCATATGGACCAATCGCAATTAATGGATTGAAAGGTATTATATTAGAATTGTATAATGAAGATAAAACAGTTTTTTTTGAATTTGAAAAATTTGAAAATACTAGCGAATTAGTTCAATCATATATTAGTGAATACGATTTTTCAAATGCAATTACTTATCAAGAATATTTAGAACTAAAAAAATAA
- a CDS encoding mannose-1-phosphate guanylyltransferase codes for MKIYNVVLSGGVGSRLWPMSRKSHPKQYLEIFNDKSLFELTIKRNQKITTDLMVIGNKDNEDLSQKILDKLNSSCIKITEALPRNTAAAIAFAALAVDKDDILIITPSDHLIQRMDDYEDAINRAIDLAKSDYIVTFGVEPTHPETGYGYIEHKGDTVISFREKPNHITAQDFIERGNFLWNSGMFCFKAGVLLEELKDFEPEIYEKSVIAWNANIDGYLDEKLSLEIPANSIDYAVMERSKKIKVVPAKFSWDDLGSFEALYDYLHSCGHPVDRNGNMIIGSDVYTAFVGLSNCIFVSTPTANLILQKEDSQEVKNVYNYLEKKRPDLV; via the coding sequence ATGAAAATATATAATGTAGTATTATCTGGAGGTGTAGGTAGTCGTTTGTGGCCAATGTCGCGTAAAAGTCATCCAAAACAATATTTAGAGATTTTTAACGATAAGTCATTGTTTGAATTAACGATTAAAAGAAATCAGAAAATTACTACAGATTTGATGGTAATTGGAAATAAGGATAATGAAGATTTATCTCAAAAAATATTGGATAAATTGAATAGTTCATGCATAAAAATTACTGAAGCTTTACCAAGAAATACAGCAGCAGCTATTGCTTTTGCAGCTTTAGCAGTTGATAAAGATGATATTTTAATTATTACTCCATCAGATCATCTAATCCAGCGTATGGATGATTATGAAGATGCAATTAATAGAGCTATTGATTTAGCAAAATCAGATTATATTGTAACTTTTGGTGTTGAGCCAACACATCCTGAAACTGGTTACGGTTACATAGAGCATAAAGGTGATACTGTAATTTCTTTTAGAGAAAAACCGAATCATATCACAGCTCAAGATTTTATAGAGAGAGGAAATTTTTTATGGAATAGTGGAATGTTCTGTTTCAAGGCAGGTGTTTTGTTAGAAGAATTGAAGGATTTTGAGCCTGAAATTTATGAAAAATCTGTTATTGCATGGAATGCGAATATTGATGGTTATTTGGATGAAAAATTGTCTCTAGAAATACCAGCAAATAGTATAGATTATGCTGTGATGGAGAGAAGTAAGAAAATAAAGGTTGTTCCTGCTAAATTTTCTTGGGATGATTTAGGTTCTTTTGAAGCATTATATGATTATTTACATTCTTGTGGACATCCAGTTGATAGAAATGGTAACATGATTATTGGAAGTGATGTTTATACAGCATTTGTTGGATTATCCAATTGTATTTTCGTTTCAACTCCTACTGCAAATTTAATTCTACAGAAAGAAGATTCACAAGAAGTGAAGAATGTTTACAATTATTTAGAAAAGAAAAGACCAGATTTGGTTTAA
- a CDS encoding aspartate-semialdehyde dehydrogenase: MRIAVVGATGMVGRVMLQVLEERNFPITEIIPVASERSIGKTIVYKGEEYKIVSMQDAVNMRADIAIFSAGGETSKQWAPKFAEVGTTVIDNSSAWRMEPNIPLVVPEINADILTTEDKIIANPNCSTIQLVMVLNPLHKKYGVKRVVVSTYQSVTGTGKDAVEQLNGEIEGRDVAKVYPYQIFKNALPHCDVFDEETGYTKEELKLTKEPRKIMRVEEMNITATAVRVPVQGGHSESVNIEFENDFDLADVRKLLAEQEGVTLQDNPDTNTYPMAFYSEGKDDVFVGRIRRDLSQPNALNCWIVADNLRKGAATNAVQIAEYLVANKLVG, encoded by the coding sequence ATGAGAATAGCAGTCGTAGGCGCTACCGGAATGGTCGGCAGAGTTATGCTCCAAGTTTTGGAAGAAAGAAATTTTCCAATCACTGAAATTATCCCAGTAGCATCAGAAAGATCAATAGGTAAAACTATTGTTTATAAAGGTGAAGAATACAAGATTGTATCAATGCAAGATGCTGTGAATATGCGTGCAGATATCGCAATTTTTTCAGCAGGTGGAGAAACTTCCAAACAGTGGGCGCCGAAGTTTGCGGAAGTAGGAACTACTGTTATTGATAATTCGTCAGCATGGAGAATGGAGCCAAATATTCCTTTGGTTGTTCCAGAAATTAATGCTGATATTTTAACAACAGAAGATAAAATTATTGCAAATCCTAACTGTTCAACAATCCAATTAGTAATGGTATTAAATCCATTACATAAAAAATATGGTGTAAAACGTGTAGTTGTTTCTACTTATCAATCGGTTACAGGAACGGGGAAAGATGCTGTTGAGCAATTAAACGGAGAAATTGAAGGTCGTGATGTTGCCAAAGTTTATCCTTACCAAATCTTTAAAAATGCATTACCACATTGTGATGTTTTTGATGAAGAAACTGGTTATACAAAGGAAGAATTAAAATTAACAAAGGAACCTCGTAAAATTATGCGTGTAGAGGAAATGAACATTACAGCTACTGCAGTACGTGTTCCTGTACAAGGAGGGCATTCGGAATCAGTTAATATTGAGTTCGAAAATGATTTTGATTTAGCTGATGTACGAAAACTTTTAGCGGAGCAAGAGGGTGTTACATTACAAGATAATCCAGATACAAATACATATCCAATGGCATTCTATTCAGAAGGCAAAGATGATGTATTCGTAGGTCGTATTCGTAGAGATTTATCTCAACCAAATGCATTAAATTGCTGGATTGTTGCTGATAACTTACGCAAAGGAGCTGCTACAAATGCTGTACAAATTGCAGAATATTTAGTAGCGAACAAATTAGTAGGATAA
- a CDS encoding RNA polymerase sigma factor: MDLNQIIHACKKNDSKAQRLLYEKYDSRFYAVCKRYFVNIHEAEDALVKGFLKIFQNINSYTNEGNFEGWMHRIIVNECLMELRKKKAIFLNIDDHPKDVASDFNLNQSDGSALQLLDLLPEGCKVVFILYVIEGYKHKEIADQLGISEGTSKSQLNLAKSKLKDLLEKYPNLKANLL, encoded by the coding sequence TTGGATTTAAACCAGATTATTCACGCATGTAAGAAAAATGATTCGAAAGCACAACGTTTGCTTTACGAAAAATATGACTCGCGTTTTTATGCGGTTTGTAAACGATACTTTGTGAATATACATGAAGCTGAAGATGCTTTGGTAAAAGGGTTTTTAAAGATTTTTCAAAATATTAATTCTTACACAAACGAAGGCAATTTTGAAGGTTGGATGCATCGAATTATTGTGAATGAATGTTTAATGGAATTGCGTAAGAAAAAAGCAATTTTTTTAAATATCGACGATCATCCAAAAGATGTTGCATCAGATTTTAATCTAAATCAATCGGATGGTAGCGCATTACAGTTGCTCGATTTATTGCCAGAAGGTTGTAAAGTGGTTTTTATCCTTTATGTGATAGAAGGTTATAAACACAAAGAAATTGCAGATCAATTAGGTATATCGGAGGGAACTTCGAAATCTCAATTAAATTTAGCAAAATCAAAATTGAAAGATTTATTAGAAAAATATCCAAATTTAAAAGCGAATTTGTTGTGA
- a CDS encoding NAD-dependent epimerase/dehydratase family protein, with product MKTILITGAAGFIGMHLSKILCKKGHHVIGYDNINDYYDVNLKYGRLNELGVERTSAEVFHQECKSSTLNFTFYRANLEDLDFLSKIFEKYNFDIVINLAAQAGVRYSIENPHAYGQSNLVGFLNILECCRQHKVSKLMYASSSSVYGNSIDVPFSTSQNVDHPISLYAATKKANELMAHSYSHLYKIQTIGLRFFTVYGPWGRPDMAMFLFTDAICNNRPIKVFNHGDLSRDFTYIDDIVQGITKLVNKESNHLYQLYNIGNSKPVQLMDFIQEVERSTGIKAQLEMLPMQAGDVNQTWADVDDLISEYDYQPNYPVAEGVSNFVQWYKAYYNK from the coding sequence ATGAAAACCATTTTAATTACAGGTGCAGCCGGATTTATTGGTATGCATTTGAGTAAAATTTTATGTAAAAAAGGACATCATGTAATAGGCTACGATAATATTAATGATTATTATGATGTAAACTTAAAATATGGAAGATTAAACGAACTTGGTGTTGAAAGAACTTCTGCCGAAGTTTTTCACCAAGAATGTAAATCCTCAACACTAAATTTTACTTTTTACAGAGCTAATCTTGAAGATTTAGATTTCTTATCGAAAATATTCGAAAAATATAATTTTGATATCGTTATTAATCTAGCTGCTCAGGCAGGTGTTCGTTACAGTATTGAAAATCCACATGCATACGGACAAAGTAATTTAGTTGGTTTCTTAAATATATTAGAATGTTGTAGACAACATAAAGTGTCAAAGTTGATGTATGCAAGTAGTTCTAGCGTTTATGGTAATTCTATTGATGTTCCTTTCTCAACATCTCAAAATGTAGATCACCCAATTAGTTTATACGCAGCAACGAAGAAAGCCAATGAATTAATGGCGCATTCTTATAGTCATTTATACAAAATACAAACGATTGGTCTACGTTTCTTTACGGTATATGGACCGTGGGGAAGACCAGATATGGCAATGTTTTTATTTACAGATGCCATTTGTAACAATCGTCCAATAAAGGTTTTTAATCATGGAGATTTATCTCGTGATTTCACTTACATTGACGATATCGTGCAAGGAATAACAAAATTGGTTAATAAAGAATCTAATCATCTTTACCAACTTTACAACATAGGAAATAGTAAACCAGTGCAATTGATGGATTTTATACAAGAAGTAGAACGTTCTACGGGTATAAAAGCACAATTAGAAATGTTGCCTATGCAAGCAGGAGATGTAAATCAAACATGGGCAGATGTTGATGATTTAATCTCTGAATACGATTATCAGCCAAATTATCCAGTTGCAGAGGGTGTTTCAAATTTTGTACAATGGTATAAGGCATATTACAATAAATAA
- a CDS encoding T9SS type A sorting domain-containing protein: MKKIFTLLSVAAFSATFAQTQIINTNETLTSAVIQPITTSGVATETATYSQVSTDEIAATTGVLSCSSLTLPIQLSRVYDLQAEFGLNEAFTPTHIDVSGRPQAGAAVEGYLYQYNGSDFGGDLLAAEDFEELPAYGSYTSSTNQDAQWVQVEMYDTVEIPAGTKFATSLVMIISGSANNYANSFIPWQNADATETKPAYFGGPYGTCYIDANGNWVNPKPQFNTGTYQMKVTGTFESLGTVELGGAALKAYPNPATTEINIALEGSNVSGVEITDVTGRVVSSQSVKGNKVNVANLSKGVYFLRVKDDKGVTRIQKFIKK; encoded by the coding sequence ATGAAAAAGATTTTTACTTTATTATCGGTTGCTGCTTTTTCTGCAACTTTTGCACAAACACAAATAATTAATACAAACGAAACTTTAACTTCTGCAGTAATTCAACCAATTACTACAAGTGGTGTTGCGACTGAAACTGCTACATACAGCCAAGTTTCAACAGATGAAATTGCAGCAACAACAGGAGTTTTATCTTGTAGTTCATTAACATTACCAATTCAGTTAAGCCGTGTTTACGATTTACAAGCAGAATTTGGATTAAATGAAGCATTTACACCTACACACATTGATGTTTCAGGTAGACCTCAAGCTGGTGCTGCTGTAGAAGGTTATTTATACCAATATAATGGATCTGATTTTGGAGGCGATTTATTAGCCGCTGAAGATTTTGAAGAATTACCAGCATATGGTTCTTACACATCATCTACTAACCAAGATGCTCAATGGGTACAAGTTGAGATGTATGATACAGTTGAAATTCCAGCAGGAACTAAATTTGCTACTTCTTTAGTAATGATTATTTCTGGTTCTGCTAACAACTATGCTAACTCTTTCATTCCTTGGCAAAATGCTGATGCGACTGAGACTAAACCAGCTTATTTTGGAGGACCTTACGGTACATGTTATATTGATGCAAATGGAAACTGGGTTAACCCAAAACCTCAATTCAATACTGGAACTTATCAAATGAAGGTTACAGGAACTTTTGAAAGTTTAGGAACAGTAGAATTAGGTGGAGCTGCTTTAAAAGCGTATCCAAATCCAGCTACTACAGAAATTAATATTGCATTAGAAGGATCTAACGTATCTGGTGTAGAAATTACTGATGTTACTGGACGTGTTGTTTCTTCTCAATCAGTTAAAGGTAACAAAGTAAATGTTGCTAATTTATCTAAAGGAGTTTACTTCTTAAGAGTTAAAGATGACAAAGGAGTTACTCGTATCCAAAAATTCATCAAGAAATAA
- a CDS encoding S8 family peptidase, whose protein sequence is MKHILSLCFLMTSIFAWSQEYYMVYLQPKTNTETFFSNPSLMLSQRAQERRMNRNITIDSKDVPLNQNNLQQIKNLDLEFVGASKWLNAVMVEVYDENTITQIQNLPFVQNVESLVRNSNPRTANTQNKFRNDQNRNLNYDYGYSDVFINQLNLRPLHDAGFSGQNTLIGVIDSGFPGVNTINAFAALRNENRIIDSKNFVNSNSIYDMHSHGTVVLATMAAKINNEYVGSAPDATYALYVSEDAPVETPKELMYWIQAAERADSVGVDVINTSLGYTTFDDPRYDFSYNDMDGNTTIISRGAKIAASRGIFLVNAMGNDGNNDWYYVSAPADTQEIFSIGAIDEYYSPASFSSHGPNAANVNKPNVSALGVYTPTYSPNGQLVASNGTSLASPVLAGAVASVISAFPNTSISELKQAIEQSSHLYPNYDTQLGFGVPNFGFLLEILKTNEILKADYQIYPNPTSTSFKVESNKEIKQIDLFSVTGMKLKSISNQTLMNVQGFAKGVYIIQITFKDGNQATNKLVIK, encoded by the coding sequence ATGAAACACATTTTATCGCTATGTTTTTTAATGACCTCAATCTTTGCATGGAGTCAGGAATATTACATGGTTTATCTACAACCGAAAACAAATACCGAAACTTTTTTTTCTAATCCTTCGTTGATGTTGTCGCAAAGAGCGCAAGAACGACGAATGAACAGAAATATTACTATTGATAGCAAAGATGTTCCACTAAATCAAAATAATTTACAGCAAATTAAAAATTTAGATTTAGAATTTGTCGGAGCTTCTAAATGGTTAAACGCGGTGATGGTCGAAGTTTATGATGAAAATACAATCACGCAAATTCAAAACCTTCCTTTTGTACAAAATGTTGAATCTTTAGTTAGAAATAGCAACCCACGTACAGCAAATACTCAAAATAAATTTAGAAATGATCAAAATCGTAATCTAAATTATGATTACGGTTATAGTGATGTCTTTATCAATCAGTTAAATTTAAGACCTTTACACGATGCAGGATTTTCTGGTCAAAATACTTTGATAGGAGTTATTGATTCAGGTTTTCCAGGTGTAAATACAATTAATGCATTTGCTGCACTACGAAATGAAAATAGAATTATTGATTCTAAAAACTTCGTCAATTCAAATTCTATTTACGATATGCATTCGCACGGAACAGTAGTTTTGGCTACGATGGCAGCTAAAATTAATAACGAATATGTTGGTTCTGCGCCAGATGCTACCTATGCATTGTATGTATCTGAAGATGCGCCAGTAGAAACGCCGAAAGAATTAATGTATTGGATTCAGGCAGCTGAGCGTGCAGATAGTGTTGGTGTAGATGTAATTAATACTTCGTTAGGATATACAACTTTTGATGATCCTCGCTACGATTTTTCTTATAATGATATGGATGGGAATACCACAATAATTTCTCGCGGTGCTAAGATTGCGGCTTCTCGCGGAATTTTTTTAGTTAACGCAATGGGAAATGATGGTAATAACGATTGGTATTATGTTTCTGCACCAGCAGATACACAAGAGATTTTTTCAATCGGTGCTATTGACGAATATTATTCTCCTGCTTCATTTTCATCTCATGGTCCAAATGCTGCTAATGTAAATAAACCAAATGTTTCTGCATTAGGTGTTTACACGCCAACGTATAGTCCAAATGGGCAATTAGTAGCTTCAAATGGTACATCTTTAGCTTCTCCAGTTTTAGCAGGTGCCGTTGCTTCTGTAATTTCAGCTTTTCCTAATACTTCGATAAGCGAACTGAAACAAGCAATAGAACAATCGTCACATCTTTATCCTAATTATGACACTCAATTAGGTTTTGGAGTTCCTAATTTTGGTTTTTTGTTAGAAATTTTAAAAACAAATGAAATTTTAAAGGCTGATTATCAAATATACCCGAATCCGACTTCTACATCTTTTAAAGTAGAATCGAATAAAGAAATTAAGCAGATAGATTTATTTTCTGTTACAGGTATGAAGTTGAAATCTATATCTAATCAAACATTAATGAATGTACAAGGATTTGCAAAAGGTGTATATATCATCCAGATTACATTTAAAGACGGAAACCAAGCAACAAATAAATTAGTTATTAAATAA